The genomic window CGCGATCCGATCCCTGACGCGGCGGCCGGTGTGACCGTGTTCGGGACGCGTGTGCGGACGAGGGCCAGGACCGACAACGCGCTGATCGCCGTCGCCAGGGTCACCGCTGCTCGCATCCCGTCACTTCCATAGGAGGACGCGGACCACAAGAGCGTAGCCAGGGCGGGCCCCAGGGCGAATCCCATGGTGCGGGCAAGACTGGTTGAGGAACCCGTCGTCGCGAGCAGGGCCGTAGGTGCGTTGGTCATCGCCATCGCCATATTGGGAGCGTTGAACAGGCCGCTGCCGCATCCGGCCAGGAACAGTCGCCAGGTCAGATCGTTGACATCCCACGTACTGTCCATCGGCAGGAGAAGCGCCAGGCCGACGGTGAACATGGCCGCGCCCAGAATGGCGGTCCGCCGGCTACCCCACCAATCGCCGAGGAAGCCGCCGATCGGCCCCGTCACGGCCATGCCTGCCGGGAAGAGCAGGATCGTGGCGCCCATGGCTGTCACGGATATGTCCATTTCCCGTTGCATGAAGTACGGCGTGATGAAGAAGACGGTGCCGATGGCCGTCGCGGCCCCGAGGAGTGAGAGATGCGGTCCGACCTCCCCCGGCGCGCGGAGCAGGCCGCGGACGGCGCCGCTGCCGGGCATGCGCAGCCACACGAGCAGCAATGGCACCGGGACGAGCGCAAGCAACATCCACACCGGCCCGGCGCTGGCTGTGAACGTGAGCGCGAGCAGGAACGCGGCGACAGCGGCGCTGAGCAGCAAAGCCTCGGCGAACCACGCCCGATCCGGTGCCCGCAACGGCCGGTCAGACGGCAGGAAACGCAGTCCGACTGCCATGACAAGGACACTCACCGGAACGTTGACGAAGAAGATCCACGACCAGCCGAGTTCGTCGACGATCACGCCGCCGAGTCCCGGCCCGCTGATGAGCCCGAGCGGGCCGAGGGTTGTTATCAACCCCATCGCCCTGCCGCGCGCCTGCGGGCGCACGGCTGTCGTGGCCAACGCCGGAACCAGCGAGAAGAGTAGCGCGCCGGACGTGCCCTGGAGTAGCCGCGCGCCGATCAGCCAGGTGAGATTAGGCGAGAACCCAGCAACGACGCTCGCGAGAGCGAAACCGGTAAGTGAGAATATCAAGGCGGGACGCCGCCCCACGGTATCCAACCAGCGGCCAGTAGGCAGTGCCAGTCCGGCGAGCGGCAGCAAGTAGGCGAGCACAACCCATTCGGTGGCGTTGGTGCCGATCCCGAGGTCACGCTCGATCGCAGGCAACGCGACGTTGACAATGCTCATGTCCACCGATGCCATGAAGACCGCCAGGCTGGCGCCGATCACCAGCCACCACTGGTCCTTTTCCGTGCCACCTTGTGTTCCGGCGCCCGTGGGACGGTCGGTCTCGCCTACCACGTCATAACCTCCCTGGGATCGACGGCCACAGCTCTAGCTCTTCGTCAACGGTGATGCGGGGAACTGGTTCAGCCGCACCTAAGGATACATCAAATGGACTTGTTCAATCAAATTGTTTTGTTCTATTGAGACGTCGTGAACTATCACCCCGCAGGTTGGAACAGTTCGACGACGTTGCCGAAGGATCCTCCAAGAGGATCTGCTGGCCGCCAGGGCCGCTGACGATGTCGTTGCGGAAGGTGAGGCCGACCGCGCGCAGTCGGTCCACTTCCGCGGAGATGTCTGCTACCACGAGTGGATGCGGTTCCATCCACCTGACGTCGGTTTGGTGCCATCCGGCGTCGGTCGGCCCGCTCAGCAGGAGGCGAGGATTGCCGCGCCGGACATCGGCGAACGCCGGTGCTGCGCTCATTCTGAGGATGAACCCGAGGTTCTCGGTGTTAGAGCTCGATCGCCGCGGCTACGTCGTCGACCATGTACCGAACGTTTACCATCTCTGCAAGGTCTTCGGCCATCGCTAGTTCCTCTCGACGCTCGTTGCGGCGCTATCGATCGCCTGCAGCAGGAAGTGGATACGCGTCTTCAGTTCGTTCGCCGCATGTGCAAACGGCGGATAGTCAGATCCGTCGACCGCAGGTTCGGCCGCCGGATCCGGCATGCTCCAGTGCGCCACGACAGCCGTCGCCGGGAACTCCACGCACGCTTCGCGGGCGCGGTCACAGAGGCTTATCACGTAGTCGAACCGCTGGTCGGCAAACACGCTCACGTGTTTGGGATGACGGCCACCGATGTCGATGCCGTGTTCATGCATGACACGCACCGCGTTGGGATGCACGGGTTTCGGTCGAGTGCCGGCGCTGGCGGCTACGACCCGAGCGCCGCCGAGCCGCTCCAACAGCGCCTCGGCCATTTGGGAGCGGGAACTGTTGCCGGTGCACAGGAATAGCACCCGTACAGGTGGCCGCGACTGCCTGCCGGGGCTTGCCATCGGTGGCGTCGGGACCGTCGGGACCAGTCGCAGGCCAGGGTGCAGGGCCGCGCCAGCCTCGGCCAACTCGTCGCGACACGCGACGAGATCGAGGCTGTAATAAGCGTCCCGCTTATCGGCCGAGCTCCGCCGCATCCGCACCAGCCCGCCGTCACGAAGTTGGCCGAGATGGTAGGACGTCAGACTCTGTCGCTGGCCGATCAGTTTCGTCAGTTCGCGAACTTGCCGATCACTAGCCGCCAGCTCGCTCAGCAACTGCCACCGCACTGGATGCCCGGTCAGGCGCAAGACATCGGGCGGAGTTGTCGGAGTTTTTCGGGACTTGGTGTGAGTCACAGTTCTACAATACATCAAACAGTTTAGTTTGATTAGGCAGGATTGTGGCTCCATCTCATCCCCGGCGAGGCTGAGTCCGACGTCGGCGGTACGTCCCCAGTGGTGGGAACATGCGAGAAACGTGCGGAGGGAAACAATCGGATCGAAAGTACAACTGTGCGAAAGCTGAACTCGACAGGGCCGAGATGATCGTGCGTCGATGGGCCGACTCCGCAGTACGCCTGGTCGCTGTTGTCGGCCGAAATCGACGTAGAGACCTGGGTGAAACACAAAAACCACACGCCCACAGGCGCCTTCAAGGTTTGCGGCGGTATTATCTATGCCAGTCCGGCGTGGATCGGCATCGGTTTGGTCACCGCCACTACTGGAAACCACGGGCAGAGCATCGCTTTTGCCAGCCGGTCGGGTGAGGTCGCAGTCCCATCGGTACTGCCATGTCGCCGAAACTGCCGCGAACTCTGATGCGACCAGGGGATCCGGAGCGGTCGGCTGGTTGAACATCCAGAACCAGCAAGTGATGGTCAGGCACGGTAAGGGTGACGGTGCCTGCGCGGTCATCGGACGATGCGGACCAGCCTGGCCCCAGCAGCTCGTGCTGGACGAGGCGCGTGACGCGGCTGAAGAGCTCGGACTGGTTCATCAGGCAAACATCCTTTCGATGGTCATGAAGTCTGGCGAGGACGGAATCGCGGCAACCAACTCCGTGGAGATGAGGTCGTTGAACTGGCATAGGGACGAACTCCTTCCAGGTGAGAACTGAAAAGCCGGGGGCTGGGCAGCTGTGGGCGTGCGCCGCAGGCAATGGGCCAGGTAGGTTCTGGGCTTGGGTCAGCGTTGGAGTCGCGCACGCGGGTCAATTTGCGAAAGTCGAGTTCCGGTGCCGTTTTAGCGGCACAAATGGGCCGGTATGCTGGTGGGCGGGAGAATCAGGCGGGCGGCTTGATCAGGAGATCCGTCATGCCAACCCCCGGCTCGACACCCTCACCGCGTCCGCGGCACCACCCCGACGTTC from Nocardia iowensis includes these protein-coding regions:
- a CDS encoding glyoxalase/bleomycin resistance/dioxygenase family protein, with protein sequence MSAAPAFADVRRGNPRLLLSGPTDAGWHQTDVRWMEPHPLVVADISAEVDRLRAVGLTFRNDIVSGPGGQQILLEDPSATSSNCSNLRGDSSRRLNRTKQFD
- a CDS encoding MFS transporter, encoding MVGETDRPTGAGTQGGTEKDQWWLVIGASLAVFMASVDMSIVNVALPAIERDLGIGTNATEWVVLAYLLPLAGLALPTGRWLDTVGRRPALIFSLTGFALASVVAGFSPNLTWLIGARLLQGTSGALLFSLVPALATTAVRPQARGRAMGLITTLGPLGLISGPGLGGVIVDELGWSWIFFVNVPVSVLVMAVGLRFLPSDRPLRAPDRAWFAEALLLSAAVAAFLLALTFTASAGPVWMLLALVPVPLLLVWLRMPGSGAVRGLLRAPGEVGPHLSLLGAATAIGTVFFITPYFMQREMDISVTAMGATILLFPAGMAVTGPIGGFLGDWWGSRRTAILGAAMFTVGLALLLPMDSTWDVNDLTWRLFLAGCGSGLFNAPNMAMAMTNAPTALLATTGSSTSLARTMGFALGPALATLLWSASSYGSDGMRAAVTLATAISALSVLALVRTRVPNTVTPAAASGIGSR
- a CDS encoding ArsR family transcriptional regulator, translated to MTHTKSRKTPTTPPDVLRLTGHPVRWQLLSELAASDRQVRELTKLIGQRQSLTSYHLGQLRDGGLVRMRRSSADKRDAYYSLDLVACRDELAEAGAALHPGLRLVPTVPTPPMASPGRQSRPPVRVLFLCTGNSSRSQMAEALLERLGGARVVAASAGTRPKPVHPNAVRVMHEHGIDIGGRHPKHVSVFADQRFDYVISLCDRAREACVEFPATAVVAHWSMPDPAAEPAVDGSDYPPFAHAANELKTRIHFLLQAIDSAATSVERN